The following proteins are encoded in a genomic region of Doryrhamphus excisus isolate RoL2022-K1 chromosome 6, RoL_Dexc_1.0, whole genome shotgun sequence:
- the si:ch73-335m24.2 gene encoding protein eva-1 homolog C isoform X2, translating into MISKTFLNEVYLHSILKNHTAHACEGDSLAIQCPTRTSVAILSAFYGRRVPHQYLCPSSKTNLTVEEDTECSSPVAVKKVLSECQDERSCHIPVLSPVFGPDPCPLTSKYLLVSYKCRPAHHRTRLVCENERLRLACKNHTVLAIYSATFGHLLHGSPLCPQGGGSQVDMECLSPSALRRVSRRCHGRANCSVLADTQTFGDPCFPGTRKHLRVSYTCVPRYLLEDVGRGSTDPFMLSDYTHGGWYTGPTYRPQNVLLTNFLEMIEKLLGVPERVALYFVSGICAGLVFLFCLFGLRSTLVKDVKELVSDLKNEMKSSSRQNKDLMEDLYEDDDDVSDASSFRQLTQSYRMAEMFAPSTLTVEMLGQGVENRRELPNGDMWPHPDTSPYAIHQIKTYNN; encoded by the exons ATGATTTCAAAGACCTTTCTTAATGAAG TATATCTTCACAGCATCCTCAAGAATCACACGGCTCATGCTTGTGAAGGGGATTCACTCGCCATCCAGTGTCCAACCCGGACGTCGGTGGCCATCCTATCAGCCTTCTATGGACGGCGTGTCCCTCATCAGTATTTATGTCCCAGCTCAAAGACCAATCTAACCGTGGAGGAGGACACCGAGTGCTCCTCTCCGGTTGCTGTCAAG aAAGTGCTGTCAGAGTGTCAGGAtgagcgctcctgtcacattCCGGTTTTAAGCCCCGTGTTTGGTCCCGACCCCTGTCCTCTCACCAGCAAGTACCTACTAGTGTCCTACAAGTGCAGACCAG CACACCACCGCACACGGCTGGTGTGCGAGAACGAACGTCTGAGGCTGGCGTGTAAAAACCACACGGTCCTTGCCATTTACTCAGCCACGTTTGGTCACCTGCTGCACGGAAGCCCCCTGTGCCCTCAGGGGGGTGGCTCCCAGGTGGACATGG aGTGTTTGTCGCCATCGGCTCTGAGGAGGGTGTCACGCCGCTGTCATGGTCGAGCGAACTGTTCAGTGCTGGCTGATACTCAAACCTTTGGGGACCCGTGCTTCCCTGGCACCAGGAAACACCTGCGAGTGTCCTACACCTGCG TGCCCAGGTATCTTCTGGAGGATGTGGGCCGGGGGTCGACGGATCCTTTCATGCTCTCAGACTACACACACg GTGGATGGTACACTGGCCCCACCTACAGGCCTCAAAATGTGCTACTAACCAACTTTCTGGAGATGATAGAAAAACTGTTGG GAGTCCCTGAAAGAGTGGCTCTATATTTTGTCTCTGGCATCTGTGCTGGTCTGGTGTTCCTGTTCTGTCTGTTTGGCCTCCGCTCCACACTGGTCAAGGATGTGAAGGAGCTGGTGTCGGATCtgaaaaatgagatgaaatcTTCCAGCAGACAGAACAAGGACCTTATGGAGGACCTCTATGAAGACGATGATGATGTCTCGGATGCCTCATCCTTCCGTCAACTCACTCAGTCATATCGCATGGCGGAAATGTTTGCTCCCTCCACGCTGACTGTGGAGATGCTGGGTCAGGGTGTGGAAAACAGGAGGGAGCTTCCCAATGGAGATATGTGGCCACATCCTGACACCAGCCCATATGCCATTCATCAGATTAAAACTTACAATAATTGA
- the si:ch73-335m24.2 gene encoding protein eva-1 homolog C isoform X1, with amino-acid sequence MTAPRRFCWFLSFLAVGINTVHSAPDFSLYLHSILKNHTAHACEGDSLAIQCPTRTSVAILSAFYGRRVPHQYLCPSSKTNLTVEEDTECSSPVAVKKVLSECQDERSCHIPVLSPVFGPDPCPLTSKYLLVSYKCRPAHHRTRLVCENERLRLACKNHTVLAIYSATFGHLLHGSPLCPQGGGSQVDMECLSPSALRRVSRRCHGRANCSVLADTQTFGDPCFPGTRKHLRVSYTCVPRYLLEDVGRGSTDPFMLSDYTHGGWYTGPTYRPQNVLLTNFLEMIEKLLGVPERVALYFVSGICAGLVFLFCLFGLRSTLVKDVKELVSDLKNEMKSSSRQNKDLMEDLYEDDDDVSDASSFRQLTQSYRMAEMFAPSTLTVEMLGQGVENRRELPNGDMWPHPDTSPYAIHQIKTYNN; translated from the exons ATGACAGCACCAAGGAGGTTCTGTTGGTTCCTCTCCTTTTTGGCTGTGGGGATCAACACTGTTCATTCAGCCCCTGACTTCTCTT TATATCTTCACAGCATCCTCAAGAATCACACGGCTCATGCTTGTGAAGGGGATTCACTCGCCATCCAGTGTCCAACCCGGACGTCGGTGGCCATCCTATCAGCCTTCTATGGACGGCGTGTCCCTCATCAGTATTTATGTCCCAGCTCAAAGACCAATCTAACCGTGGAGGAGGACACCGAGTGCTCCTCTCCGGTTGCTGTCAAG aAAGTGCTGTCAGAGTGTCAGGAtgagcgctcctgtcacattCCGGTTTTAAGCCCCGTGTTTGGTCCCGACCCCTGTCCTCTCACCAGCAAGTACCTACTAGTGTCCTACAAGTGCAGACCAG CACACCACCGCACACGGCTGGTGTGCGAGAACGAACGTCTGAGGCTGGCGTGTAAAAACCACACGGTCCTTGCCATTTACTCAGCCACGTTTGGTCACCTGCTGCACGGAAGCCCCCTGTGCCCTCAGGGGGGTGGCTCCCAGGTGGACATGG aGTGTTTGTCGCCATCGGCTCTGAGGAGGGTGTCACGCCGCTGTCATGGTCGAGCGAACTGTTCAGTGCTGGCTGATACTCAAACCTTTGGGGACCCGTGCTTCCCTGGCACCAGGAAACACCTGCGAGTGTCCTACACCTGCG TGCCCAGGTATCTTCTGGAGGATGTGGGCCGGGGGTCGACGGATCCTTTCATGCTCTCAGACTACACACACg GTGGATGGTACACTGGCCCCACCTACAGGCCTCAAAATGTGCTACTAACCAACTTTCTGGAGATGATAGAAAAACTGTTGG GAGTCCCTGAAAGAGTGGCTCTATATTTTGTCTCTGGCATCTGTGCTGGTCTGGTGTTCCTGTTCTGTCTGTTTGGCCTCCGCTCCACACTGGTCAAGGATGTGAAGGAGCTGGTGTCGGATCtgaaaaatgagatgaaatcTTCCAGCAGACAGAACAAGGACCTTATGGAGGACCTCTATGAAGACGATGATGATGTCTCGGATGCCTCATCCTTCCGTCAACTCACTCAGTCATATCGCATGGCGGAAATGTTTGCTCCCTCCACGCTGACTGTGGAGATGCTGGGTCAGGGTGTGGAAAACAGGAGGGAGCTTCCCAATGGAGATATGTGGCCACATCCTGACACCAGCCCATATGCCATTCATCAGATTAAAACTTACAATAATTGA
- the clic2 gene encoding chloride intracellular channel protein 2 yields MALRQHSEKEPSIELFVKAGHDGENVGNCPFCQRLFMVLWLKGVKFTVTTVDMRKKPAELKDLAPGTNPPFLLYNGTLKTDFIKIEEFLEQTLAPPRYPHLSPRNKDSFDVGADIFAKFSAFIKNTPNNAFQEKSLLREFKRLDNYLNAPLPEEVDHNSQESISISKRKFLDGDHLTLADCNLLPKLHVIRIASKKYCDFDIPAQLTGVWRYLHNAYEQEEFKQTCPADIEIEKAYFSVANNRK; encoded by the exons ATGGCATTACGGCAACATTCAGAGAAGGAGCCAAGCATAGAGTTGTTTGTCAAg GCCGGCCATGACGGCGAGAACGTGGGCAACTGCCCCTTCTGCCAGAGGCTCTTCATGGTGCTGTGGCTGAAAGGAGTCAAGTTCACCGTGACCACTGTTGACATGAGGAA GAAGCCTGCGGAGCTAAAAGACTTGGCCCCTGGCACCAACCCTCCTTTCCTGCTCTACAACGGCACCCTCAAAACAGACTTCATCAAAATAGAGGAGTTTCTTGAGCAAACGCTAGCCCCGCCCCG GTATCCTCACCTCAGCCCACGAAACAAAGACTCCTTTGACGTGGGCGCTGACATTTTCGCCAAGTTTTCAGCTTTCATCAAGAATACACCAAATAACGCAT TTCAGGAGAAAAGCCTGCTGAGGGAGTTTAAGCGTCTGGACAATTACCTGAACGCTCCTCTTCCTGAGGAGGTTGACCATAACTCCCAAGAAAGCATCAGCATCTCCAAGAGGAAGTTCCTGGATGGTGACCACCTCACATTAGCTGACTGCAACCTGCTGCCCAAACTGCATGTCATCCGG ATCGCCTCCAAGAAATACTGCGACTTTGACATCCCGGCCCAGCTGACGGGTGTGTGGAGATACCTGCACAACGCTTACGAGCAGGAAGAGTTCAAACAGACGTGTCCAGCCGACATCGAGATTGAGAAGGCTTACTTCAGTGTGGCTAATAACAGGAAATAA
- the urp1 gene encoding urotensin-related peptide 1: MLSLAVVHLVAVISSARWTHALPLYPETNLEAQPGPKESPHQDNYASMVEGLKEVLLKLAVADKLRSQAFLRSEQGLPKTNKRACFWKYCVTN; this comes from the exons ATGCTGTCGCTAGCTGTGGTTCACCTTGTAGCTGTCATTTCTTCTGCAAGATGGACGCACGCACTTCCTCTCTATCCCGAGACCAACCTGGAGGCACAGCCGG GACCCAAGGAGTCCCCACACCAGGATAACTATGCAAGCATG GTTGAGGGCCTTAAAGAAGTACTTCTGAAACTGGCAGTGGCCGACAAGCTTCGTTCTCAAGCGTTCCTCAGATCGGAGCAGGGCTTGCCCAAAACCAACAAAAGAG cttgtTTCTGGAAATACTGCGTGACCAATTAG